A single Pan troglodytes isolate AG18354 chromosome 19, NHGRI_mPanTro3-v2.0_pri, whole genome shotgun sequence DNA region contains:
- the ARHGDIA gene encoding rho GDP-dissociation inhibitor 1, with the protein MAEQEPTAEQLAQIAAENEEDEHSVNYKPPAQKSIQEIQELDKDDESLRKYKEALLGRVAVSADPNVPNVVVTGLTLVCSSAPGPLELDLTGDLESFKKQSFVLKEGVEYRIKISFRVNREIVSGMKYIQHTYRKGVKIDKTDYMVGSYGPRAEEYEFLTPVEEAPKGMLARGSYSIKSRFTDDDKTDHLSWEWNLTIKKDWKD; encoded by the exons ATGGCTGAGCAGGAGCCCACAGCCGAGCAGCTGGCCCAGATTGCAGCGGAGAACGAGGAGGATGAGCACTCGGTCAACTACAAGCCCCCGGCCCAGAAGAGCATCCAGGAGATCCAGGAGCTGGACAAGGACGACGAGAGCCTGCGAAAGTACAAGGAGGCCCTGCTGGGCCGCGTGGCCGTTTCCGCAG ACCCCAACGTCCCCAACGTCGTCGTGACTGGCCTGACCCTGGTGTGCAGCTCTGCCCCGGGCCCCCTGGAGCTGGACCTGACGG GCGACCTGGAGAGCTTCAAGAAGCAGTCGTTTGTGCTGAAAGAGGGTGTGGAGTACCGGATAAAAATCTCTTTCCGG GTTAACAGAGAGATAGTGTCCGGCATGAAGTACATCCAGCATACGTACAGGAAAGGCGTCAAGA TTGACAAGACTGACTACATGGTAGGCAGCTATGGGCCCCGGGCCGAGGAGTACGAGTTCCTGACCCCCGTGGAGGAGGCACCCAAGGGTATGCTGGCCCGGGGCAGCTACAGCATCAAGTCCCGCTTCACAGACGACGACAAGACCGACCACCTGTCCTGGGAGTGGAATCTCACCATCAAGAAGGACTGGAAGGACTGA
- the P4HB gene encoding protein disulfide-isomerase precursor, translated as MVRRALLCLAVAALVRADAPEEEDHVLVLRKSNFAEALAAHKYLLVEFYAPWCGHCKALAPEYAKAAGKLKAEGSEIRLAKVDATEESDLAQQYGVRGYPTIKFFRNGDTASPKEYTAGREADDIVNWLKKRTGPAATTLPDGAAAESLVESSEVAVIGFFKDVESDSAKQFLQAAEAIDDIPFGITSNSDVFSKYQLDKDGVVLFKKFDEGRNNFEGEVTKENLLDFIKHNQLPLVIEFTEQTAPKIFGGEIKTHILLFLPKSVSDYDSKLSNFKTAAESFKGKILFIFIDSDHTDNQRILEFFGLKKEECPAVRLITLEEEMTKYKPESEELTAERITEFCHRFLEGKIKPHLMSQELPEDWDKQPVKVLVGKNFEDVAFDEKKNVFVEFYAPWCGHCKQLAPIWDKLGETYKDHENIVIAKMDSTANEVEAVKVHSFPTLKFFPASADRTVIDYNGERTLDGFKKFLESGGQDGAGDDDDLEDLEEAEEPDMEEDDDQKAVKDEL; from the exons ATGGTGCGCCGCGCTCTGCTGTGCCTGGCCGTGGCCGCCCTGGTGCGCGCCGACGCCCCCGAGGAGGAGGACCACGTCCTGGTGCTGCGGAAAAGCAACTTCGCGGAGGCGCTGGCGGCCCACAAGTACCTGCTGGTGGAGTTCT ATGCCCCTTGGTGTGGCCACTGCAAGGCTCTGGCCCCTGAGTATGCCAAAGCCGCTGGGAAGCTGAAGGCAGAAGGTTCCGAGATCAGGTTGGCCAAGGTGGACGCCACGGAGGAGTCTGACCTGGCCCAGCAGTACGGCGTGCGCGGCTATCCCACCATCAAGTTCTTCAGGAATGGAGACACGGCTTCCCCCAAGGAATATACAG CTGGCAGAGAGGCTGATGACATCGTGAACTGGCTGAAGAAGCGCACGGGCCCGGCTGCCACCACCCTGCCTGACGGCGCAGCTGCAGAGTCCTTGGTGGAGTCCAGCGAGGTGGCTGTCATCGGCTTCTTCAAG GACGTGGAGTCGGACTCTGCCAAGCAGTTTTTGCAGGCAGCAGAGGCCATCGATGACATACCATTTGGGATCACTTCCAACAGTGACGTGTTCTCCAAATACCAGCTCGACAAAGATGGGGTTGTCCTCTTTAAGAAG TTTGATGAAGGCCGGAACAACTTTGAAGGGGAGGTCACCAAGGAGAACCTGCTGGACTTTATCAAACACAACCAGCTGCCCCTTGTCATCGAGTTCACCGAGCAG ACAGCCCCGAAGATTTTTGGAGGTGAAATCAAGACTCATATCCTGCTGTTCTTGCCCAAGAGTGTGTCTGACTATGACAGCAAACTGAGCAACTTCAAAACAGCAGCCGAGAGCTTCAAGGGCAAG ATCCTGTTCATCTTCATCGACAGCGACCACACCGACAACCAGCGCATCCTTGAGTTCTTTGGCCTGAAGAAGGAAGAGTGCCCGGCCGTGCGCCTCATCACCCTGGAGGAGGAGATGACCAAGTACAAGCCCGAATCGGAGGAGCTGACGGCAGAGAGGATCACAGAGTTCTGCCACCGCTTCCTGGAGGGCAAAATCAAG CCCCACCTGATGAGCCAGGAGCTGCCGGAGGACTGGGACAAGCAGCCTGTCAAGGTGCTTGTTGGGAAGAACTTTGAAGACGTGGcttttgatgagaaaaaaaacgTCTTTGTGGAGTTCT ATGCCCCATGGTGTGGTCACTGCAAACAGTTGGCTCCCATTTGGGATAAACTGGGAGAGACGTACAAGGACCATGAGAACATCGTCATCGCCAAGATGGACTCGACTGCTAACGAGGTGGAGGCCGTCAAAGTGCACAGCTTCCCCACACTCAAGTTCTTTCCTGCCAGTGCTGACAGGACG GTCATCGATTACAACGGGGAACGCACGCTGGATGGTTTTAAGAAGTTCCTGGAGAGCGGTGGCCAGGATGGGGCAGGGGATGATGAT GATCTCGAGGACCTGGAAGAAGCAGAGGAGCCAGACATGGAGGAAGATGATGATCAGAAAGCTGTGAAAGACGAACTGTAA